Within Wyeomyia smithii strain HCP4-BCI-WySm-NY-G18 chromosome 2, ASM2978416v1, whole genome shotgun sequence, the genomic segment tcaattcctttccactaacacaaattcctgcattgggcgtggccagctacgttattgaccagtgaataGAAAGACCACCAGgagttgtacactgaaaatggcgttttactcctaggcaccattttgacggttctttgtgcaatttcagctgattctggtcaatcgcgtgCAACACACGGGTGATCAAATATGTTATGCTATGCTGGAAAACGTAACATAAAAAAGTAGAAAATTACTTTATAAAATTTCTATAGAAAAATCCACAAAAGTCCAAATAGGCAGAGAGAAAATTAGTGTGATCAGCAAAGATAACTTTAtgaaatttttgtaaaaataagaaaatcaaAACTGGTTCTCATTTTTAGGTGAAATTATcgcaaaatttcaacttttatgTAATGGAGAAtgatcgacaaaagcgaaatgaaaaaaggtCTCTGATGAAATTACCTTTTCtaggggcatcaaaattcaaaagtttggTTAGAAAACTATAATTTTCCTTTTTCCAGTTTAAGCTCTAGGGAAAAACCTGTAAAGCTTTAAAACACGGGTTCAGCCTTTCTCCATCAAGCGATACCATTTTGATGTATTTCATTCGTATTTTATTTTGGAGAAAAGAAGCAATTACATCATCTTTATCGAAATGAGAtgcagaaaaaaatgtaaatgtacGTCATCTTAATGTACGGATATCTCCTAACAAAGTTAGAAACGAAAGGATTCAGAGTTCAGGGTTGAGCATTTGTACCAATTCAGGGTCTTCTTGTACTTCGTCTAAACACGCCGTCTAGTAACAGTTTGTACTGGTAGAACCGGAATCTTGGCCCGTTTCTTTCGTGTTGTGGATGTCTTTGTCAATTCATGCAGCAAATGAATCCGACTTTTGTCAAGTTTTTGTGTAATAGCTTGGCTGTCTGCTCAAGCTTACAATTTGCTCATTATATGCAGATGATATAGCTAAAACGAGTTCAATGGGAATGggaaatttaaaagtttaaaacttttgtagaaatgaaaaacagaactTGCAGCGCTCATTTTTAATGTCACTTTTCTCGAAAGTTTATAGAGTTGTGCTAGTTTTGCAAGCAATGACAATATATAACTACACAGCTGTCACAGGATTCTCCAACTGACTCTCGAATTGTAAACAGAATATTACCACTTTTTTTCAACCATTGCGCATAGTTGAATATTTTATTGTTCGTTAGTATATACTACATTATTCGAATCGCCTAACACATACCCGATTATGTTGTTGTGTTAAAACTTATTATATTTTACCGGTCACAATACAATAAGATTGTGCTTCATGAACCTTCTCTCACTAGAAGTAGGTGATACTAATTATCTAATCGATATAATCGATACTGTAATATCGCGATACTTTaagtttaaagaaaaaaaaatactccttcAAGTATATCGGACATGATGCGCTTGATACCAGAATATTGCCCAATTCTATTGTTCGGCGCGGATGATCAGCAAACTCTATAGTTTGCATGCGGCATCTGCTTTGGTTGGTCAGCAATTTAGGCAGGTGTGAACTGGGGACTTATTGAAGTCTTATGAgacatgtatttttttttttttaaattttaatgataacaCCAAGCTTTACAACGTTTCTTACTATTGGTCATTCCTTACTATTGGTATCGTGCTTGACTGTCTGGATAATAGCTGCAATGACACCATTAGTAAAATTAGAAGAAGGAAATAGTAGAAGATTCATAACCTGGGTATTTCTGTAATCACAAACAGGAATGGCATCACAGCGCTTGTCACCATGGAACAGTGTGAATTGATGAAATCCACTATGAGGTCAGCTATAATTATGGTAAGTTTTATCTTTAAATTAAACATATGTAGATAATGGAAAGCAATAAGCCTTCCTCGAATTTGCAGACTTTTCCTCAGGTTAACAGACATGTAACGGTTATGATGGTATTTCCCAAGCAACCCATCAAATTAATAACTTGTGCAGTTTGAGCAACCTCGTGAGTGGGTGAACAATGCGTCTCATCAAAATTGACTAACTTGGAAAGACTAAACCCAGACTGGGTTGTTTGGGTGGTGCTGTTGAGTGTTGATAAACTGCTGATAATAATGTCCTATTATTGTTGCGGGGGGTGTTTTGTTGCTCTATCATTTGGTGGCGCCACTGATCTCCTTCTGTCATTGAAAAATGCCAGAGAATATTTTGTTgtacatccacatgccaaaataGTACAAAAAGGCACCGACTATGAGAGTTTTGCAAATTTTGTCAACACACCACATGCTGGAAAAAACGAGTGCATCTTAAATGAAACCATTCGGATCGTTACTGGAATATACTTACATTTTCATGTGTCTTCTTGCCGCCGGTAAAGTGTCGTCTGGTTCCTTCAGGATAAATCGTCTGGCGCCCCACACGCATGCTTCGAAAAACTCCTCAACAACAACACCTGTGTGATAAATTCATTCTTAGTATGCTAACTTATACACTCTTCTGCCCTCCACCCAGGTATTACCTTCGCCATCAATTTTATATTTCACCTTCTCCTCTTCGTTAAGTATCGTCCGAAGGAACACTAGATTGGCATTGTCAAAGTCCCACTGATTGTTAGCATAGTATTCGAAAACCTCAAATCCCTTGGCAATCCGCTGATGCACACGGCAAagtctgaaaaaaattaatgaaagttTTCCACATATATGTACAAAGAGTTTCATCTGGGCAAACTTTCATCGGGGGTACTTTAATTTGGATTCAGATTTTAGATATTTATAGATTTCTAGAATTGCTTGCAAAAAATCATAAACATGTAATGCGATGttattttgcaaaaactcaaattttgaacgaaaaccTATACCTGTCTTGACACTTGTCATgtggaaaaaatcgaaaaacgtaagaaaaaaaaattgcctcCATAGAATTCAGCAactttttcttaaaaatcaaatttatattGTTATGGCACTCAACAAGAATCAAGTGCTTGTAACTCGTACTTACATCGGTTTGTGTCCAAGTACATACAGCAGACAGTCGATTAGCACCGCCGGAATCCAGTGGAAAAGAAATGCGGACAGGTTGTGTTGCCATCGGTATTTTTTCATCGTTCCTCCGGGGTACCAGAAAACGCCATTCAGTGGTACCTTATGGGCCGTAATAGACCTGCCCACTTCTATGAGTTCTTTCCACGATACCTTTATGTCGGATGAGCTCACTAGATGATAAATGTTGCGCGAATAATCCCTACCGGAAATGTGCATGGTAATGAGagttaattaaattaaattttcattacTCCGTGCTGAAAATGGTTGCTTACTTTCTTCCGATGTAGTTCCAGGTGCTTACGCAAATCGCACTCACGGCAAAATCAACCGGCATATGGTCGCCGTAGCCATCCGAGTTGCAGTACATAGATCTGATGACACCCTTGCCGGCTCCGATCAGCATTCCAACTGGGCCGTTGATGTTGTCCGTCCAGCCGGGCAGCGGCTCCTTCCAGGTTGGCGCCACAATCGAAGGTCGAAAGACAACCGCAGGAATGTCTTCCATCGATTCTACCACTAGCGCTTCAGAGAGGGCTTTGGTGTAAGCGTAAGTGTTGGGGCATTCTCCGagtactctaaaaatattcaatatttaaatgaaacacaaaaaaatcgataaaaatcgTCACTTACTTTCGGGTCATTCCTTCGACCACGTTATCCTCGAGCCACTCAATACCTTTGATGACCTTGTGCGGATTGGCCGGTGGTGAATAAGGCTTTTCCATCAACAGCTTTTCGTTCAGGTGGCAGTACGAGGTTGAAACATAGCCGAACATCTGCCAACAAACAGTGCACCATAATTTGTTTTTTCGTTACTCCCGACAAAACTAAATTTCACCACGAAATGAGTGATGAGCCAACAAATCAAGGACGCTTACCTCCAGCTTTTTGCATTGCTTCGCCAGTTCGACCATCAGTTTCGTTCCGCGGGTGTTTAGAAGAACTGCTTTTTTAAGTGCTTCGTCGAAACGGATTGTGGCGGCGCAGTGGTAGATAATAGAAACGTTGTCTATTATCAGCTGCTTGTCCACTTCCGAGATAGCCAAGTCCGGTTCCATGACATCGCCTCCTATCAGCACGCATTGGGAAATCAATGTGTCGAGACCACGGAGCTGAATTACCGATGCAAAGATCTGCGATGAAAAATTGCAGTCAAATTAGATGGTGGTACTTGAAAAGTTTATTCCTCAATTCCCAATTAACTAATAGTTAACCGATAATTGTTCAAATTGAAATGACACGAAATAAATTGCAAGTGGAGCAGCTCAATCTCTCTCAAGAATGGTTACACACGATCGATTTGGGTAATTATTCTTAATCGTCTCATGCTCGCAGATTGAGAACTTAAGAGAGGGCAACTAAGCATGGGAAGCGAAGGGGGTAATCGTAATTACACACCCTGTCTGTCGTATGGCGGATTAATCGCGCTGTG encodes:
- the LOC129725153 gene encoding putative fatty acyl-CoA reductase CG5065; this translates as MDNDNNNGSDRIGPLFRDRHVLITGGTGFMGKALIEKLLRCTEVAKIYLLVRPKKGKLPKQRLEEMFANPIFASVIQLRGLDTLISQCVLIGGDVMEPDLAISEVDKQLIIDNVSIIYHCAATIRFDEALKKAVLLNTRGTKLMVELAKQCKKLEMFGYVSTSYCHLNEKLLMEKPYSPPANPHKVIKGIEWLEDNVVEGMTRKVLGECPNTYAYTKALSEALVVESMEDIPAVVFRPSIVAPTWKEPLPGWTDNINGPVGMLIGAGKGVIRSMYCNSDGYGDHMPVDFAVSAICVSTWNYIGRKDYSRNIYHLVSSSDIKVSWKELIEVGRSITAHKVPLNGVFWYPGGTMKKYRWQHNLSAFLFHWIPAVLIDCLLYVLGHKPILCRVHQRIAKGFEVFEYYANNQWDFDNANLVFLRTILNEEEKVKYKIDGEGVVVEEFFEACVWGARRFILKEPDDTLPAARRHMKIMWCVDKICKTLIVGAFLYYFGMWMYNKIFSGIFQ